A section of the Triticum dicoccoides isolate Atlit2015 ecotype Zavitan chromosome 7A, WEW_v2.0, whole genome shotgun sequence genome encodes:
- the LOC119331820 gene encoding uncharacterized protein ECU03_1610-like yields the protein MAVMSRLKRLAAPALLVLLALAASAAVAAKTTQDGAEAAPGRDEESWTGWAKDKISEGLGLDKISEGLGLKHDADEEAARETVQHTASETGSQVSGKAADAKEAAKGTVGEKAGAAKDAAWETAEAAKGKANEGYEKMKEKAWEAVGATKEKLGEVKDMVTGAAADGKDKTHRKDDEL from the exons ATGGCGGTCATGTCACGGTTGAAGAGGCTGGCGGCGCCCGCGCTGCTGGTGCTGCTTGCGCTGGCGGCGTCCGCGGCCGTGGCGGCGAAGACGACGCAGGACGGCGCGGAGGCGGCGCCGGGCAGGGATGAAGAGTCGTGGACGGGGTGGGCCAAGGACAAGATCTCCGAGGGGCTCGGCCTGGACAAGATCTCCGAGGGGCTGGGGCTCAAGCACGACGCCGACGAGGAGGCCGCGCGCGAGACCGTCCAGCACACCGCCTCCG AGACGGGGAGTCAGGTGAGCGGCAAGGCAGCGGACGCCAAGGAGGCAGCCAAGGGAACGGTCGGGGAGAAGGCAGGGGCGGCCAAGGACGCCGCGTGGGAGACAGCGGAGGCAGCCAAGGGGAAGGCCAACGAGGGATACGAGAAgatgaaggagaaggcgtgggaggCCGTCGGCGCTACCAAGGAGAAGCTCGGGGAGGTGAAGGACATGGTCACCGGCGCGGCAGCCGACGGCAAGGACAAGACGCACCGCAAGGATGACGAGCTGTGA